In the genome of Rhizobium rhizogenes, one region contains:
- a CDS encoding BMP family protein, giving the protein MKKSLLTLFALAAMSASALAADIKPALVYGTGGKFDKSFNEAAAAGAEKFKAETGIEYRDFEPTSDTQGEQAIRNFASKGFNPVVAVSFAWTSAMEKVAAEFPDTKFVIVDSVVELPNVRSVVYKEHEGSYLVGLLAGMASKTGKVGFIGGMDIPLIRKFACGYAQGAKAANDKIEVFQNMTGTTGAAWNDPVRGGELTKNQIDQGADVIYAAAGATGIGVLQTAADNKKFSIGVDSNQNHLHPGSVLTSMVKRVDLAVYNAYKDAQDDKFTSGIVALGVKEDGVAYALDDNNKALITPEMIAAVDKAKADIIAGTVKVHDYMADNSCPK; this is encoded by the coding sequence ATGAAAAAATCCCTTCTGACGCTTTTTGCGCTTGCCGCAATGTCGGCTTCCGCGCTCGCCGCGGATATCAAGCCGGCGCTGGTCTATGGCACGGGCGGCAAGTTCGACAAGTCGTTCAACGAAGCCGCTGCGGCCGGCGCTGAAAAGTTCAAGGCGGAAACGGGCATCGAGTACCGTGACTTCGAGCCGACCAGCGACACGCAGGGCGAACAGGCCATCCGCAACTTTGCCAGCAAGGGCTTCAACCCCGTCGTTGCCGTGTCCTTCGCCTGGACGTCGGCCATGGAAAAGGTTGCAGCCGAATTCCCGGACACCAAATTCGTGATCGTCGATTCCGTCGTCGAACTGCCGAATGTCCGCTCGGTCGTCTACAAGGAACATGAAGGTTCCTACCTCGTCGGTCTGCTGGCCGGTATGGCTTCCAAGACCGGCAAGGTCGGCTTCATCGGCGGCATGGATATTCCGCTGATCCGCAAGTTCGCCTGTGGTTATGCACAGGGCGCCAAGGCTGCCAACGACAAGATCGAAGTCTTCCAGAACATGACCGGCACAACAGGTGCTGCCTGGAACGATCCGGTGCGCGGTGGCGAGCTCACCAAGAACCAGATCGACCAGGGTGCGGACGTCATTTATGCGGCGGCCGGTGCGACCGGTATCGGCGTGCTGCAGACCGCTGCCGACAACAAGAAGTTCTCGATCGGCGTCGATTCCAACCAGAACCACCTGCATCCGGGTTCGGTTCTGACCTCCATGGTCAAGCGCGTCGATCTGGCCGTCTACAACGCCTATAAGGACGCCCAGGACGACAAGTTCACCTCCGGCATCGTGGCGCTCGGCGTCAAGGAAGACGGCGTGGCTTACGCGCTCGATGACAACAACAAGGCCCTGATCACGCCTGAGATGATTGCCGCCGTGGACAAGGCGAAGGCCGACATCATTGCCGGCACCGTCAAGGTCCATGACTACATGGCGGACAATTCCTGCCCGAAATGA
- a CDS encoding ABC transporter ATP-binding protein translates to MDPAIELVGIDKKFGAVHANKNINLTVAKGTIHGIIGENGAGKSTLMSILYGFYQADTGEIRVNGSPVAIRDSQTAISAGIGMVHQHFMLVENFTVLENVMLGAEGGALLTKGRAGARKELKRLEDDYGLEVDPDAVIEELPVGLQQRVEILKAMYRGAEILILDEPTGVLTPAEADHLFKILGVLREQGKTIILITHKLREIMAITDSVSVMRRGEMVATRKTSETSVEELAELMVGRRVLLRVEKGETTPGEVLLSIRNLTVKDSRGVTMVDDVSLDVRAGEIVGIAGVAGNGQSELLEAIAGIRKPSSGEIWVDGQKVDRPDPAILRKLGLAHIPEDRHHMGLVLKFEEYENSILGYHHDERYGKGPFLNPEAIRRDAVEKIEKYDIRPPNPHLKTANFSGGNQQKIVVAREIERDPKMLIIGQPTRGVDIGAIEFIHRRIIEMRDAGKAILLVSVELDEIRSLSDRIMVMFAGRVVGEKTAEAEEQTLGLMMAGIAA, encoded by the coding sequence ATGGACCCTGCAATCGAGCTCGTGGGCATCGACAAGAAATTCGGTGCCGTTCACGCCAACAAGAATATCAATCTGACCGTTGCCAAGGGTACCATCCACGGCATCATCGGGGAAAATGGTGCCGGAAAATCGACATTGATGTCGATCCTCTACGGTTTTTACCAGGCCGATACAGGCGAAATCCGGGTCAACGGTTCTCCTGTCGCGATCCGTGACAGCCAGACGGCCATCAGCGCCGGCATCGGCATGGTGCACCAGCACTTCATGCTGGTCGAAAATTTCACCGTGCTCGAAAACGTCATGCTGGGCGCCGAGGGCGGCGCATTGCTGACCAAGGGCCGGGCCGGAGCGCGCAAGGAGCTGAAGCGTCTGGAGGATGATTACGGGCTGGAAGTCGATCCGGATGCCGTGATCGAAGAATTGCCTGTTGGCCTGCAGCAGCGCGTCGAAATCCTCAAAGCCATGTATCGTGGTGCCGAAATCCTGATCCTCGACGAGCCGACCGGCGTTCTGACGCCGGCTGAGGCCGATCACCTTTTCAAGATCCTCGGTGTCCTGCGCGAACAGGGCAAGACCATCATCCTCATCACCCATAAGCTGCGCGAAATCATGGCGATCACGGATTCCGTCTCCGTCATGCGCCGCGGCGAAATGGTCGCGACCCGCAAGACCTCCGAAACCAGCGTCGAGGAACTGGCCGAGCTGATGGTCGGCCGCCGTGTGCTGCTGCGGGTGGAAAAGGGCGAGACGACGCCGGGCGAGGTTCTTCTCTCCATCCGTAATCTCACCGTCAAGGACAGCCGTGGCGTCACCATGGTCGACGATGTCTCGCTGGATGTCCGCGCCGGTGAAATCGTCGGCATCGCCGGGGTCGCCGGCAATGGTCAATCGGAACTGCTGGAAGCCATCGCCGGCATACGCAAGCCCTCTTCGGGCGAGATATGGGTGGATGGCCAGAAGGTGGATCGTCCCGATCCGGCGATCCTGCGCAAACTTGGTCTGGCGCATATCCCGGAAGACCGCCATCATATGGGGCTGGTGCTGAAATTCGAGGAATATGAAAACTCCATCCTCGGTTATCACCATGACGAGCGTTACGGAAAGGGGCCTTTCCTGAACCCCGAGGCCATCCGCAGGGATGCCGTCGAAAAGATCGAGAAATACGACATCCGCCCGCCGAACCCGCATTTGAAGACCGCCAATTTTTCCGGCGGCAATCAGCAGAAGATCGTTGTCGCCCGCGAAATCGAACGCGACCCGAAGATGCTGATCATCGGCCAGCCGACACGTGGCGTGGATATCGGCGCCATCGAGTTCATCCATCGCCGCATCATCGAAATGCGTGATGCCGGAAAGGCGATTTTGCTGGTTTCGGTCGAACTCGATGAAATCCGCTCCCTTTCGGACCGGATCATGGTCATGTTCGCCGGCCGTGTCGTTGGAGAAAAAACGGCGGAAGCCGAAGAACAGACGCTGGGCCTGATGATGGCCGGCATCGCCGCATGA
- a CDS encoding ABC transporter permease has translation MSTASVPLPNWISYGLLPLLNVVTAFLISGLVVWSIGENPLAALRLLIEGALGRGDAIGFTLFYTTSFIFTGLSVAVAFHAGLFNIGSEGQAYIGGLGAALVALALDRYVPWYVTMPFAVVGAALFGAAWAFIPAWLQAKRGSHVVITTIMFNFIAAALMVYLLVNVLIVPGKMAPETRTFLAGGQLPKLDWLMALFGLKLGPAPFNVSFLIALVMCFLVWVLIWRTKLGYEMRTLGISPSAAIYAGIPYARTVIIAMLISGGLAGMMALNPVMGASARLQVEFVGGAGFVGIAVSLMGRSHPLGIIFSALLFGILYQGGADLSFEMPNITREMIVVIQGLVILFAGALEYMYRPAVVRIYQRLAKG, from the coding sequence ATGAGCACCGCTTCCGTTCCCTTACCAAACTGGATCAGCTACGGCCTGCTGCCATTGCTGAACGTCGTCACCGCCTTTCTGATTTCGGGCCTCGTCGTCTGGTCGATTGGTGAAAACCCGCTGGCGGCGCTCCGCCTGTTGATCGAAGGCGCCCTCGGTCGTGGCGATGCCATCGGCTTCACGCTGTTTTACACGACGAGCTTCATTTTCACCGGCCTCTCCGTCGCCGTGGCCTTTCATGCCGGGCTGTTCAATATCGGTTCCGAAGGCCAGGCCTATATTGGCGGCCTGGGTGCTGCGCTGGTGGCGCTGGCGCTCGACCGTTACGTGCCCTGGTATGTGACGATGCCCTTCGCCGTCGTCGGGGCTGCACTTTTCGGCGCGGCCTGGGCCTTCATTCCGGCCTGGTTGCAGGCCAAGCGCGGCAGCCACGTCGTCATCACCACCATCATGTTCAATTTCATCGCCGCGGCCCTGATGGTCTATCTGCTGGTGAATGTATTGATCGTGCCCGGCAAGATGGCGCCGGAAACGCGCACCTTCCTGGCCGGCGGCCAATTGCCGAAGCTCGACTGGCTGATGGCGCTGTTCGGCCTCAAGCTCGGACCCGCGCCGTTCAACGTGTCCTTCCTCATCGCGCTGGTCATGTGTTTTCTTGTCTGGGTGCTGATCTGGCGCACCAAGCTCGGTTACGAAATGCGTACGCTCGGCATCAGCCCGTCGGCCGCCATTTATGCCGGTATTCCCTATGCTCGCACCGTCATCATCGCCATGCTCATTTCCGGCGGTCTGGCGGGCATGATGGCGCTGAACCCGGTCATGGGCGCGTCCGCCCGCCTGCAGGTGGAATTTGTCGGTGGTGCAGGTTTTGTCGGCATCGCCGTCTCGCTGATGGGGCGAAGTCATCCGCTCGGCATCATCTTCTCGGCATTGCTGTTCGGTATCCTCTATCAGGGCGGCGCTGATCTTTCCTTCGAGATGCCCAACATTACCCGCGAGATGATTGTGGTCATCCAGGGTCTGGTGATCCTCTTCGCCGGCGCGCTGGAATATATGTACCGGCCGGCGGTCGTCCGCATCTACCAGCGTTTGGCAAAGGGGTGA
- a CDS encoding ABC transporter permease: MDFFDMLVSILGSTVRLTIPLLFTALAGLFSERAGVFDIGLEGKMLAAAFASACVAYLTANPWAGLLAGIAVSILFSLIHGFAVITNRGNQIVSGVALNFIAAGLTVVLGQAWFGQGGRTPQLPGEGRFAPIILPGADAMREVPFIGPLYANVISGNNILTYLAFLAVPLSWWVLYRTRFGLRLRAVGENPGAVDTAGISVTWMRFRAVIVAGFLCGFSGAYLAVAQSAAFIANMSAGKGYIALAALIFAKWKPVPVMFACLLFGFLDAFANFMQGKSVPGIGEVPVQIFQAMPYILTCILLAGFIGVAKPPKAGGVAYAKER; this comes from the coding sequence ATGGATTTTTTCGATATGCTGGTCAGCATCCTCGGCTCGACCGTCCGCCTCACCATACCGCTTCTGTTCACCGCTCTTGCCGGGCTGTTTTCCGAACGCGCGGGCGTGTTCGATATCGGGCTCGAAGGCAAGATGCTGGCGGCGGCCTTTGCTTCCGCCTGTGTTGCCTATCTTACCGCAAACCCGTGGGCCGGTCTGCTGGCCGGTATTGCCGTCTCCATCCTGTTCTCGCTGATCCATGGCTTTGCCGTCATCACCAATCGCGGCAACCAGATCGTTTCAGGGGTAGCGCTCAACTTCATCGCCGCCGGTCTGACGGTGGTTCTGGGCCAGGCCTGGTTCGGGCAGGGCGGCCGCACACCGCAATTGCCGGGGGAGGGCCGTTTTGCACCGATCATCCTGCCCGGCGCGGATGCGATGCGCGAAGTGCCCTTCATCGGCCCGCTCTACGCCAATGTCATTTCCGGCAACAATATCCTCACCTACCTTGCCTTTCTGGCGGTGCCGCTTTCCTGGTGGGTGCTTTACCGCACCCGTTTCGGCCTGCGCCTGCGCGCTGTCGGTGAAAATCCGGGTGCTGTCGATACGGCCGGCATATCGGTGACATGGATGCGCTTCCGCGCCGTTATCGTCGCCGGTTTCCTCTGCGGCTTCTCAGGCGCCTATCTCGCCGTTGCGCAGTCGGCGGCCTTCATCGCCAACATGTCTGCCGGCAAGGGTTATATCGCGCTTGCCGCCTTGATCTTTGCGAAATGGAAGCCGGTGCCGGTCATGTTCGCCTGCCTGCTTTTCGGTTTTCTGGATGCCTTCGCCAATTTCATGCAGGGCAAATCCGTGCCTGGCATCGGGGAGGTGCCGGTGCAGATTTTCCAGGCCATGCCCTATATCCTGACCTGCATCCTGCTTGCCGGTTTCATCGGCGTCGCCAAGCCCCCCAAGGCCGGTGGCGTTGCCTATGCGAAGGAGCGTTAA
- a CDS encoding cytidine deaminase: MSSDPTSPDPTSHALFEAAVEAMAFAYAPYSKFPVGAAIRADDGKIYKGANIENISFPQGWCAEPSAISAMIMGGAKKISEVAVFAEKLPLCTPCGGCRQKIAEFATPQTKIYLCDETGVQKVMTMEELLPSVFKTELP; this comes from the coding sequence ATGTCCTCCGACCCGACATCCCCCGACCCGACATCCCATGCCCTGTTCGAGGCGGCGGTGGAGGCCATGGCCTTCGCTTATGCGCCCTATTCGAAATTTCCGGTCGGCGCGGCGATCCGCGCTGATGACGGCAAAATCTACAAGGGCGCCAATATAGAGAACATCTCCTTCCCCCAGGGCTGGTGCGCGGAACCTTCAGCCATCAGCGCCATGATCATGGGCGGGGCGAAGAAGATCAGCGAAGTCGCCGTCTTTGCCGAAAAGCTGCCGCTCTGCACGCCCTGCGGTGGTTGCCGCCAGAAGATTGCCGAATTCGCCACGCCGCAGACGAAGATCTATCTTTGCGACGAAACCGGCGTCCAGAAGGTCATGACCATGGAAGAGCTTCTGCCCTCCGTCTTCAAGACCGAGCTACCCTGA
- a CDS encoding purine-nucleoside phosphorylase, which produces MTDGLIDILVERLNGLMPRVAIVLGSGLGSLVEEISDPIRVPYADLPGFPAGGVSGHAGELVAGYLGGEPVMMLSGRVHFYEKGDPAAMRPVIEALAGLGVQSLILTNSAGSVRQDMPPGSVMQITDHINYSGMNPLIGEESDRRFVGMTTAYDPDLMLAMRNAAIRATVPLFGGVYMWFSGPSFETPAEIRMARLLGADAVGMSTVPEVILARFFGMRVAAASVITNYGAGMTGAELSHEETKDMAPVGGKRLAAILKEMISGGA; this is translated from the coding sequence ATGACGGATGGCTTGATCGATATTCTGGTGGAGCGCCTGAACGGCCTGATGCCGCGCGTCGCCATCGTCCTCGGCTCCGGCCTTGGATCGCTGGTGGAGGAAATCAGCGACCCGATCCGTGTGCCCTATGCCGATCTTCCCGGGTTTCCCGCCGGTGGCGTTTCCGGCCATGCGGGCGAGCTGGTGGCCGGTTATCTCGGCGGCGAGCCCGTCATGATGTTGTCCGGCCGGGTGCATTTCTACGAAAAGGGCGATCCGGCGGCGATGCGCCCGGTCATCGAGGCGCTGGCCGGTCTTGGTGTGCAATCGCTCATCCTCACCAATTCGGCTGGTTCGGTGAGGCAGGATATGCCACCCGGCTCCGTCATGCAGATCACCGATCACATCAATTATTCCGGCATGAACCCGCTGATCGGCGAGGAAAGCGATCGCCGCTTCGTCGGCATGACCACGGCTTATGATCCGGACCTGATGCTGGCAATGCGCAATGCCGCGATCCGCGCGACGGTGCCTTTGTTCGGCGGCGTCTATATGTGGTTTTCCGGGCCGAGCTTCGAAACGCCGGCGGAAATTCGCATGGCGCGGCTTCTCGGCGCGGATGCCGTCGGCATGTCCACCGTGCCGGAAGTCATCCTCGCGCGCTTTTTCGGGATGCGCGTCGCCGCCGCATCGGTTATTACCAATTACGGTGCCGGCATGACCGGCGCGGAACTGAGCCATGAGGAAACCAAGGACATGGCTCCCGTGGGCGGCAAACGACTTGCCGCCATTCTGAAGGAAATGATCTCAGGAGGAGCGTGA
- the deoC gene encoding deoxyribose-phosphate aldolase, with amino-acid sequence MELQRPREAAALTLSLLDLTNLREDCTPQQIAALCQRAHTDYGNTAAICIWPRFVAQARAAFGKEHAIRIATVVNFPSGDLDVATVVAETEAAIRDGADEIDLVIPYRKFIAGDEAAVSEMVAAVRKACVAPVLLKVILETGELKDKALIRRASELAIAEGADFIKTSTGKVAVNATLEAADIMLQAIRDSRQKVGFKPAGGIGTVEDATLYLRLAETIMAPNWAMPSTFRFGASGVLDDVLNVLAGGEPAKAASGY; translated from the coding sequence ATGGAACTCCAGCGTCCGCGTGAAGCGGCTGCCCTCACTCTGTCCTTGCTGGACCTGACCAATCTTAGGGAAGACTGCACGCCGCAGCAGATCGCCGCTTTGTGCCAGCGGGCGCATACGGATTATGGCAACACCGCCGCCATCTGCATCTGGCCGCGTTTCGTGGCGCAGGCACGCGCTGCTTTTGGAAAAGAACACGCGATCCGCATCGCCACCGTCGTCAATTTCCCCTCGGGCGATCTTGATGTCGCGACTGTCGTAGCGGAAACGGAAGCCGCGATCCGTGATGGTGCCGATGAAATCGACCTCGTCATCCCCTATCGTAAATTCATAGCAGGCGATGAAGCGGCGGTTAGCGAAATGGTAGCGGCCGTGCGCAAGGCTTGCGTTGCACCCGTGCTGCTCAAGGTCATTCTCGAAACCGGCGAGTTGAAGGACAAGGCTCTGATCCGCCGCGCCTCCGAACTCGCCATCGCTGAAGGCGCTGACTTCATCAAGACCTCGACCGGCAAGGTCGCTGTCAATGCCACGCTGGAGGCGGCAGACATCATGCTGCAGGCGATCCGCGACAGCCGGCAGAAAGTTGGTTTTAAACCTGCCGGCGGTATCGGCACAGTTGAGGATGCGACGCTTTATCTGCGGCTGGCGGAAACCATCATGGCACCCAACTGGGCCATGCCGTCCACTTTCCGCTTCGGTGCTTCGGGCGTTCTCGACGATGTGCTGAACGTGCTGGCCGGCGGCGAACCGGCCAAGGCCGCCAGCGGGTATTGA
- the deoA gene encoding thymidine phosphorylase, which produces MSLIPQEIIRRKRDGLSLEPQEIAAFIEALSKDGISEGQAAAFAMAVFFRGMNRAEMVALTLAMRDSGDVLSWRDIGRPVADKHSTGGVGDNVSLMLAPIVAACGLAVPMISGRGLGHTGGTLDKLEAIPGYNVMPDEALFRRTVQSVGCAIIGQTGNLAPADKRLYAIRDVTATVDSIPLITASILSKKLAAGLETLVLDVKVGNGAFMQSVDDARTLARALVDVANGAGLPTTALITDMNQPLGDAAGNAVEIVNCLEFLAGRKAGTRLEKVVLSFVAEMLVQAGRAATLPAGEALAAAALSSGRAVEIFARMVSALGGPSDFVENPARYLPSAPVTLPVPAGRSGWLASCETRDLGMVVVELGGGRKKPSDIIDPAVGISAILPLGTRVEKGEPIATVHAASKEEAERAVKRIEGCYGIADSAPGTGAPILERIT; this is translated from the coding sequence TTGAGCTTGATCCCGCAGGAGATCATCCGCCGCAAACGCGATGGCCTGTCTCTTGAGCCGCAGGAGATTGCCGCTTTCATCGAGGCGCTGTCGAAAGACGGCATATCGGAAGGGCAGGCTGCTGCCTTTGCCATGGCGGTGTTTTTTCGCGGCATGAACCGCGCTGAGATGGTGGCGTTGACGCTTGCCATGCGCGACAGCGGCGATGTCCTCTCATGGCGCGATATTGGCAGGCCGGTGGCGGATAAGCACTCGACCGGTGGTGTCGGTGACAATGTCTCCCTGATGCTCGCACCGATCGTCGCCGCCTGTGGTCTTGCCGTGCCGATGATTTCCGGCAGGGGCCTTGGCCACACCGGCGGCACGCTCGACAAGCTGGAAGCCATTCCCGGTTACAATGTGATGCCGGATGAAGCCCTGTTTCGTCGGACGGTGCAGTCGGTCGGCTGCGCTATCATCGGCCAGACGGGTAATCTGGCGCCTGCCGACAAACGCCTCTATGCCATTCGCGACGTAACCGCGACGGTCGATTCCATTCCGCTGATCACGGCTTCCATTCTCTCGAAGAAGCTCGCGGCCGGTCTTGAAACGCTGGTTCTCGATGTGAAGGTCGGCAACGGTGCTTTCATGCAAAGTGTTGACGATGCCCGCACTCTGGCGCGTGCACTGGTCGATGTGGCGAATGGCGCGGGCCTGCCGACAACGGCGCTGATAACCGACATGAACCAGCCGCTTGGCGATGCCGCGGGCAATGCGGTCGAAATCGTCAACTGCCTGGAGTTTCTGGCCGGTCGCAAGGCCGGTACCCGTCTGGAAAAGGTGGTATTGTCCTTTGTGGCGGAGATGCTGGTGCAGGCTGGCCGTGCCGCTACGCTGCCTGCGGGTGAGGCACTGGCTGCGGCTGCGCTGTCCTCCGGCCGCGCGGTAGAAATCTTTGCGCGAATGGTTTCAGCCCTTGGCGGGCCTTCGGATTTCGTTGAGAACCCGGCCCGTTATCTGCCGTCCGCGCCGGTCACTCTTCCGGTTCCGGCCGGGCGAAGCGGCTGGCTCGCATCCTGCGAAACGCGCGATCTCGGCATGGTCGTCGTCGAACTCGGCGGTGGCAGAAAAAAGCCTTCGGATATCATCGATCCGGCGGTCGGTATTTCGGCTATCCTGCCGCTTGGCACGAGAGTGGAAAAGGGCGAGCCGATCGCCACCGTCCATGCGGCTTCGAAAGAAGAAGCGGAGCGCGCCGTGAAAAGGATAGAGGGTTGTTACGGTATCGCCGACAGCGCGCCGGGTACCGGTGCGCCCATTCTCGAGCGGATCACCTGA
- a CDS encoding TIGR02281 family clan AA aspartic protease, producing the protein MLARAIFLLVGLSLGATQIPALVEKFQPRPETGVEKSDATPEAVRPQPVSLGGVNLKADARGHFNATFRINGKSFEGLVDTGASMVAINETIARRLGYGVNSLDFKYAISTANGQTMAAHVKLDRVEIGAIRVQNVDALVLKDNALSNMLIGMSFLKQLSSFKVSGGEMRLVR; encoded by the coding sequence TTGCTGGCGCGCGCAATTTTTCTGCTTGTCGGTCTTTCACTCGGCGCCACGCAAATTCCGGCGCTGGTCGAAAAATTTCAGCCGCGTCCTGAAACCGGCGTGGAAAAATCCGACGCCACACCCGAAGCTGTCAGACCGCAACCGGTTTCACTGGGCGGCGTCAATCTGAAAGCAGATGCGCGCGGCCATTTCAACGCTACCTTCCGCATCAACGGCAAATCCTTCGAAGGGCTTGTCGACACCGGCGCTTCCATGGTGGCCATCAACGAGACGATTGCGCGCCGGCTGGGTTACGGCGTCAACAGTCTTGATTTCAAATATGCGATCTCAACCGCCAATGGCCAGACAATGGCGGCGCATGTGAAACTCGACCGGGTGGAGATTGGCGCGATCCGCGTTCAGAATGTCGATGCCCTGGTGCTGAAGGACAATGCGCTGAGCAACATGCTGATCGGCATGAGCTTTCTGAAACAATTGTCGTCCTTCAAAGTCTCGGGCGGCGAGATGCGGCTGGTCAGGTGA
- the upp gene encoding uracil phosphoribosyltransferase, whose amino-acid sequence MDGVTVIEHPLVRHKLTIMRKKETSTAGFRRLLREISTLLCYEVTRDLEMTMETIDTPLETIQAPVLEGKKLVFASILRAGNGLLEGMLELVPSARVAHVGVYRDHDTLEAVEYYFKAPESLDARLVIVVDPMLATGNSSIAAVEKLKERGAKNIRFLCLLAAPEGIRNFREAHPDVPIYTAAIDSHLNEKGYIVPGLGDAGDRMYGTK is encoded by the coding sequence ATGGACGGCGTCACAGTCATCGAACATCCGCTGGTGCGGCACAAACTTACCATCATGCGCAAGAAGGAAACCTCCACGGCCGGCTTCCGCCGTCTGCTCAGGGAAATTTCGACGCTGCTCTGCTATGAGGTGACGCGCGACCTTGAAATGACGATGGAAACCATCGACACGCCTCTCGAAACCATTCAGGCTCCGGTTCTGGAAGGCAAGAAGCTGGTTTTCGCCTCCATCCTGCGCGCCGGCAACGGTCTTCTGGAAGGCATGCTCGAACTGGTGCCTTCGGCGCGCGTTGCCCATGTCGGCGTCTATCGTGACCACGACACACTTGAGGCCGTCGAATATTATTTCAAGGCTCCCGAAAGCCTCGATGCCCGTCTGGTCATCGTTGTCGACCCGATGCTGGCGACCGGCAATTCCTCCATCGCTGCTGTCGAAAAGCTGAAGGAGCGTGGCGCAAAGAACATCCGCTTCCTGTGTCTGCTGGCAGCACCGGAAGGCATCAGGAATTTCCGTGAAGCCCATCCCGACGTGCCGATCTACACGGCCGCGATCGACAGCCACCTGAACGAAAAAGGCTATATCGTTCCCGGCCTCGGCGATGCCGGCGACCGCATGTACGGCACCAAATAA
- a CDS encoding adenosine deaminase — protein MTSHLLKAEIHCHIEGAAPPALVVRQAEKYGIDTSSFLRDGRYVWSDFAEFIQCYDAVAQVFKTDEDYAVLTETYLTELADANTIYSELIISPDHGDRIGLGADAYLAGIAEGIRIAKEKTGIETRIIVTGERHFGPERVIAAAEYAARARHPLVTGFNMAGEERMGRVADYARAFDIARDAGLGLTIHAGEVCGPESVADALDLVKPSRIGHGVRAIEDAGLVSRLVETGTVLEVCPGSNIALNVYPDFASHPLKALSDAGIRVCISSDDPPFFFTSLAREYALAADAFGFSDADINRMTRTALECAFVDEATRGRLLARLDHA, from the coding sequence TTGACATCGCATTTGCTGAAAGCGGAAATTCACTGCCACATCGAAGGTGCGGCACCGCCCGCCCTCGTCGTCAGGCAGGCGGAGAAATACGGCATAGACACCAGCAGCTTCCTGCGCGACGGCCGATATGTCTGGTCGGATTTCGCGGAGTTCATCCAGTGCTACGATGCGGTGGCGCAGGTATTCAAGACGGATGAGGACTATGCCGTCCTGACCGAGACCTATCTGACCGAACTTGCCGACGCCAACACGATCTACAGCGAATTGATCATCTCGCCCGACCATGGTGACCGCATCGGCCTCGGCGCGGACGCCTATCTTGCCGGAATTGCCGAGGGCATCCGCATCGCGAAGGAAAAGACCGGTATAGAAACCCGCATCATCGTCACCGGTGAACGGCATTTCGGCCCGGAACGGGTCATCGCGGCGGCCGAATATGCGGCACGTGCCCGGCATCCGCTGGTGACCGGCTTCAACATGGCGGGCGAAGAGCGCATGGGCCGGGTTGCCGATTACGCCCGCGCCTTCGATATCGCCCGTGATGCGGGTCTCGGATTGACCATCCATGCCGGTGAGGTCTGCGGACCGGAAAGCGTTGCCGACGCGCTCGATCTCGTCAAGCCGTCGCGTATCGGCCACGGCGTGCGCGCCATTGAAGATGCCGGTCTCGTCTCCCGGCTGGTCGAGACGGGAACGGTTCTCGAAGTCTGCCCGGGCTCGAATATCGCGCTCAACGTCTATCCCGATTTCGCCAGCCATCCGCTAAAAGCTCTCAGCGATGCCGGGATACGCGTCTGCATCAGTTCCGACGATCCGCCCTTCTTCTTCACCTCGCTTGCCCGGGAATATGCGCTGGCCGCGGATGCATTCGGTTTCAGCGATGCCGACATCAACCGCATGACCCGCACCGCACTGGAATGTGCCTTTGTGGACGAGGCAACGCGCGGCCGGCTGCTTGCGAGACTCGATCACGCCTGA